The following proteins are encoded in a genomic region of Paenibacillus sp. FSL H3-0469:
- the rfbB gene encoding dTDP-glucose 4,6-dehydratase: protein MKLLVTGGAGFIGSNFVIYMLQQHPDYRIVNVDALTYAGNLENLKSVENHPNYTFVKADITDVAAMDKLIGDGVDVVVNFAAESHVDRSILEPEVFVKTNVLGTQVLLDAAKKYSVTKFVQVSTDEVYGSLGATGLFTEETPLTPNSPYSASKAGGDLLVRAYNETFGLPVNITRCSNNYGPYQFPEKLIPLMISRALADQALPVYGDGMNIRDWLYVEDHCSAIDLVIHEGGNGEVYNIGGNNERTNVHIVNTVLQELGKPDSLITYVQDRLGHDRRYGIDPTKITNELGWKPKHTFETGIKETIQWYLNNKEWWTRIQSGEYQKYAALQYGSRLGDSL from the coding sequence ATGAAACTTCTAGTTACCGGCGGAGCAGGCTTCATCGGCAGTAATTTCGTAATATATATGCTTCAGCAACACCCAGATTACCGCATCGTCAATGTAGATGCGTTGACGTATGCGGGGAATCTGGAGAACTTGAAATCTGTTGAGAATCATCCTAACTATACGTTTGTGAAGGCGGATATTACCGATGTAGCAGCGATGGATAAGCTGATCGGTGATGGCGTGGATGTGGTTGTTAACTTTGCGGCGGAGTCGCATGTGGATCGGAGTATTTTGGAGCCGGAAGTGTTTGTGAAGACGAATGTGCTGGGTACTCAAGTGCTACTGGATGCGGCTAAGAAATATAGTGTGACTAAGTTCGTTCAAGTGTCCACGGATGAGGTCTATGGATCGCTTGGCGCTACAGGTCTGTTCACGGAAGAAACACCGCTGACGCCTAACAGCCCGTATTCTGCAAGTAAAGCAGGCGGAGATTTACTGGTGCGTGCTTACAACGAAACCTTCGGTTTGCCTGTTAACATCACCCGCTGCTCTAATAACTACGGTCCTTATCAGTTCCCGGAGAAACTGATTCCGCTGATGATCTCGCGTGCGTTGGCAGATCAGGCTTTGCCTGTGTATGGAGACGGAATGAATATCCGTGACTGGCTGTATGTTGAAGATCACTGCAGCGCAATTGATCTGGTTATTCATGAAGGCGGGAATGGCGAGGTGTACAACATCGGCGGCAACAATGAGCGGACGAATGTGCATATTGTGAATACTGTGCTTCAAGAGCTCGGCAAGCCAGACTCGCTGATTACGTATGTTCAGGACCGCCTCGGACATGACCGCCGTTATGGCATTGATCCAACGAAGATTACGAATGAGCTGGGCTGGAAGCCTAAGCACACTTTTGAAACCGGCATTAAGGAAACTATTCAGTGGTATCTGAATAACAAGGAATGGTGGACCCGTATTCAGTCTGGTGAATACCAGAAG
- a CDS encoding glycosyltransferase family 2 protein codes for MLNGEWKIPAFKLTEYKPKANKYCVCIPVINEGAKIQKQLAKLKGFSEVVDIIILDGGSTDGSLADSFLLEMNVRALLTKQDKGKLSAQLRMGFSYAINEQYSGVITVDGNNKDSVEDIPEFIKKLEDGYDFVQGSRYVPGGTEVNTPLSRKLAIKLIHAPFISLISGFHYTDTTNGFRAHSLDFLLDHKVQPFRDIFETYELLGYLSVQAPKLGYKVTEIPVSRSYPRGKIPTKISPIKGNWLLIKTLLNLFLKKYDVKHQSRNDLLKEEV; via the coding sequence ATGTTAAACGGGGAATGGAAAATACCCGCTTTTAAGCTTACTGAATATAAGCCTAAAGCGAACAAATACTGTGTGTGCATTCCTGTTATCAATGAAGGCGCAAAAATTCAAAAGCAGTTGGCCAAACTAAAAGGATTTTCTGAAGTTGTAGATATAATTATTCTTGATGGAGGCAGTACAGATGGATCATTAGCAGATTCATTTCTATTAGAAATGAATGTACGGGCTCTTCTGACCAAACAGGATAAAGGCAAACTAAGTGCCCAATTGCGGATGGGGTTTTCGTATGCAATTAACGAACAATATTCGGGTGTTATTACAGTGGATGGTAATAATAAAGACAGTGTGGAGGATATTCCTGAATTTATCAAAAAACTTGAGGATGGGTATGACTTCGTGCAAGGTTCACGTTATGTACCGGGAGGTACTGAGGTTAATACTCCTTTAAGCAGAAAATTAGCTATCAAGCTTATACATGCACCCTTTATTTCACTGATTTCTGGATTCCATTATACTGACACAACTAATGGATTCAGAGCACATTCTTTAGACTTTCTTTTGGATCATAAAGTGCAGCCTTTCAGAGATATATTTGAAACATATGAGTTACTTGGATATCTATCCGTTCAAGCCCCAAAACTAGGGTATAAAGTAACAGAAATTCCTGTTTCGCGTTCATATCCAAGGGGGAAAATCCCAACGAAAATCAGTCCTATAAAAGGAAATTGGCTATTAATTAAGACCTTGCTTAATTTATTCTTGAAAAAGTATGATGTCAAACATCAAAGTAGAAATGATTTATTAAAGGAGGAAGTGTGA
- a CDS encoding sugar phosphate isomerase/epimerase family protein has product MNLSISNIAWDSKEDISVIALLNELGVKGIEVAPTKIWTNPLDVSDIEAEKVREDWAHKGIELVAMQSLLFGRSHLNLFSKEVREEMLKYLTGIIQLSGKMGIKSLVFGSPKNRLAGELSKKEQFEIAIPFFNDLGAEATKNNVVFCIEPNPVQYGCDFITNTSDAVSLVREVANPSFKLHLDSGALILNEENIFAAIEEGFPYLNHFHISEPYLNLIGLNPTSHVKIAHALKTLGYSNWVSIEMKDNLLNNNVESVEKALSYAMAIYN; this is encoded by the coding sequence ATGAATCTATCAATTTCTAATATTGCTTGGGACTCAAAAGAAGATATAAGTGTAATAGCTCTGCTTAATGAACTGGGTGTTAAAGGAATCGAGGTTGCACCTACGAAAATTTGGACAAACCCTTTAGATGTTTCTGATATTGAAGCTGAGAAAGTTAGAGAAGATTGGGCGCATAAAGGAATAGAACTAGTTGCTATGCAATCCCTACTATTCGGCCGTAGCCACCTGAATCTATTTTCCAAAGAAGTGCGCGAGGAAATGCTTAAGTACTTGACTGGGATAATTCAATTATCCGGAAAGATGGGTATTAAATCACTTGTGTTTGGATCTCCTAAAAATAGGTTGGCAGGGGAGTTATCGAAGAAGGAACAATTTGAAATAGCTATCCCTTTTTTTAATGATTTAGGAGCCGAAGCAACGAAAAACAATGTTGTTTTTTGTATTGAGCCTAATCCTGTCCAGTACGGTTGTGACTTTATCACTAACACAAGTGATGCGGTTTCACTGGTCCGGGAGGTAGCAAACCCTAGCTTTAAATTGCATTTAGATTCAGGAGCGCTTATTTTAAATGAAGAGAATATTTTTGCTGCTATTGAGGAAGGTTTCCCTTATTTGAATCATTTCCACATTAGTGAACCATATCTTAACCTTATCGGTTTAAATCCTACTTCTCATGTGAAAATTGCTCATGCTCTTAAGACTTTAGGTTATTCAAATTGGGTCTCTATCGAAATGAAGGATAATCTTTTAAATAATAATGTTGAGAGCGTTGAAAAAGCTTTGTCATACGCGATGGCGATCTACAACTAA
- a CDS encoding NAD-dependent epimerase/dehydratase family protein, with translation MNKSCLVGYTGFVGQTLLTQTDFDDLYNSSNIETIQNKEYRVVVCAAAPAVKWKANKAPQEDIDNINKLISSLRNVKAEKFILISTVDVYMNPVNVDEDSIIEPDKTEPYGRHRFYLEQFVVDNFDNHLIIRLPGLFGKGLKKNFIFDLIHTNTLDLTHYQSEFQFYNMDRLWNDIQIALNNSLSLVNFATEPVSASEIAGSAGVSFVNETEKKPVYYNMLSKHASLFTSEPNQGYLASKEIVLSEISEFIEREKRIIDESINF, from the coding sequence ATGAATAAAAGTTGTCTTGTAGGTTATACAGGTTTTGTGGGCCAAACGCTGCTAACCCAAACTGATTTTGATGATTTGTATAACTCTTCGAATATTGAAACAATACAAAATAAAGAATACAGAGTTGTTGTTTGTGCAGCGGCACCAGCAGTGAAATGGAAAGCTAATAAAGCTCCTCAAGAAGATATCGATAATATAAATAAATTAATTAGCTCTTTAAGAAATGTGAAGGCAGAGAAATTTATTTTGATTTCTACAGTCGATGTATATATGAATCCAGTTAATGTAGATGAAGATTCAATAATTGAACCGGACAAAACGGAACCTTATGGCCGTCATCGTTTTTATTTGGAGCAGTTTGTAGTGGATAACTTCGATAATCATTTGATTATTAGACTTCCAGGACTATTTGGTAAGGGGCTAAAAAAGAATTTTATTTTTGATTTGATCCATACAAATACTTTAGATTTAACCCACTATCAATCAGAATTTCAATTTTATAATATGGATCGCTTATGGAATGATATTCAAATTGCGCTGAACAATTCACTCTCGTTAGTGAATTTTGCGACAGAACCAGTCAGTGCTTCGGAAATAGCAGGATCTGCGGGTGTATCTTTTGTGAATGAAACGGAAAAAAAACCTGTCTATTACAATATGCTTAGTAAGCACGCCTCTTTGTTTACTTCAGAGCCAAACCAAGGATATTTAGCATCCAAGGAAATTGTTCTTTCTGAAATATCTGAATTTATTGAGCGAGAGAAGAGGATTATAGATGAATCTATCAATTTCTAA
- a CDS encoding glycosyltransferase, which translates to MKEQVFVSVVLYAHNNERDVETVLVQIDNTMMNHFKNYEIILVNDFSSDGTLECMHNVMKNIYGDTTIINLSRKHGVEHAMMAGLNKSMGDFVFEIESLSIDFDTELLYEMFKTSTGKGFDIVVASSGEADWKSKTFYKLLNKLSYLNVSLSTETVRLVTRRALNSMQNLKERVRYRKALYELTGYSKTLIQYDAINKRKGRAVNRENISLAMDALVSFSHFGLRAAHLLTFVFFIFSLFMGGYAFYNYLFNQSLVEGWTTLMILISLGFAGLFFIGGIIGEYTSRILIEIQNRPFYSTKSVEMYKEKKARLELVQDRESVSNQ; encoded by the coding sequence ATGAAAGAACAGGTTTTTGTGTCAGTAGTTCTTTATGCACATAATAACGAACGAGATGTTGAGACTGTATTAGTTCAAATTGATAATACGATGATGAATCACTTTAAAAATTATGAAATTATATTAGTTAATGATTTCAGTTCTGATGGTACATTAGAATGTATGCATAATGTCATGAAAAATATATACGGTGATACAACTATCATTAACTTGTCGCGCAAGCATGGTGTAGAGCATGCTATGATGGCGGGCTTAAATAAGTCTATGGGTGATTTTGTGTTTGAAATAGAATCACTATCTATTGATTTTGATACAGAATTACTATATGAAATGTTTAAAACTTCTACCGGTAAGGGTTTTGATATTGTTGTTGCTTCTTCCGGAGAAGCAGATTGGAAATCTAAAACATTTTATAAACTTTTAAATAAACTCTCCTATTTGAACGTTTCCCTTTCTACTGAGACTGTGCGCTTGGTTACTCGTCGTGCGCTGAACTCTATGCAAAATTTAAAGGAACGCGTTCGATATCGGAAGGCACTTTATGAGTTAACTGGGTATTCTAAAACGTTAATTCAGTACGATGCAATTAATAAAAGAAAAGGTAGAGCGGTCAATCGCGAAAATATATCCCTTGCCATGGATGCACTGGTATCCTTTTCACACTTTGGTTTAAGAGCTGCTCATTTACTTACATTTGTATTTTTTATTTTCTCATTGTTTATGGGGGGATACGCTTTTTATAATTATTTATTTAATCAATCGTTAGTAGAAGGCTGGACAACATTAATGATTTTGATTTCATTGGGATTTGCTGGATTATTCTTTATAGGTGGAATTATTGGGGAATATACGTCGAGAATCTTAATTGAAATACAGAATCGTCCCTTCTACAGTACGAAATCTGTAGAAATGTATAAGGAAAAGAAAGCACGTTTAGAATTAGTTCAAGATAGAGAAAGTGTTTCAAATCAATAA
- a CDS encoding FAD-dependent oxidoreductase: MNYDYVIFGAGIYGLYAAHLLAKRDLNVAVMEIDDKPLQRASFINQARVHNGYHYPRSVSTASKSAHYYERFVKDFSFSINNRFKKVYAISANDSLTNAEQFLNFCEYVDIPASEINSKAYFKNGTVEATFETLEYSYDANIIRDWYMNELGKFKNVHLHFNKVLERVSEFENQFVLDFSDGTISTASNILNATYASINQILRKFDYELFTTKYEICEVIMTEVTDNVKNVGITVMDGPFFSLMPFGESGYHSLTSVGHTPHESSFSALPELSCQQFNPNCTPNQLANCNFCFAKPDSAWIRMHQLAKKYLIPEIEIQQRKSLYAVKALISASELDDSRPTVIKEFSESPRFLSVFSGKFNTIYDLEEVL; encoded by the coding sequence TTGAATTATGATTATGTGATTTTCGGTGCTGGAATATATGGTTTGTACGCTGCGCATTTATTGGCTAAAAGAGACCTGAATGTTGCAGTGATGGAGATTGATGACAAACCATTACAACGAGCAAGTTTTATTAATCAAGCTAGAGTGCATAACGGATATCATTATCCGCGGAGTGTCTCGACTGCAAGCAAATCAGCTCATTATTATGAGCGGTTTGTTAAGGATTTTTCGTTTTCTATTAATAATAGATTCAAGAAGGTATATGCTATATCCGCTAATGACTCGCTCACTAATGCAGAGCAATTTCTTAACTTCTGCGAATATGTGGACATACCTGCATCTGAGATAAACAGTAAGGCATACTTTAAAAACGGAACAGTGGAAGCTACATTCGAGACACTAGAGTATAGCTATGATGCGAATATTATTCGAGACTGGTATATGAATGAGTTAGGTAAATTCAAGAACGTCCATTTACACTTCAATAAAGTTCTAGAAAGGGTTAGTGAGTTCGAAAATCAGTTTGTCCTTGATTTCAGTGATGGAACAATAAGTACTGCCTCAAATATACTCAATGCTACTTATGCTAGCATTAACCAAATTCTCCGTAAGTTTGATTATGAATTATTTACTACTAAATATGAGATCTGTGAAGTTATTATGACCGAAGTTACAGATAATGTGAAAAATGTCGGAATTACAGTTATGGATGGTCCTTTCTTCTCTTTAATGCCTTTTGGAGAAAGCGGTTATCACTCTTTAACTTCAGTGGGGCATACCCCACATGAATCTTCGTTCAGCGCTTTGCCTGAATTGTCTTGTCAGCAGTTTAATCCCAATTGTACTCCCAACCAATTAGCAAATTGCAATTTTTGTTTTGCTAAACCGGATTCTGCTTGGATCAGGATGCATCAATTGGCTAAAAAATATTTGATCCCAGAAATAGAAATTCAACAAAGGAAATCCTTATATGCTGTGAAAGCTCTGATTAGTGCATCTGAACTTGATGATTCTCGTCCGACTGTAATTAAAGAGTTTTCGGAAAGTCCTAGATTTTTATCTGTCTTTTCTGGAAAGTTTAATACAATATATGATTTGGAGGAAGTGTTATGA